ctacatatatacgagtatatataaaTTCCTTTGTGCAATAGTTGAAAGCAATAATGTTTGTCCATTGagatatctatctatctatctatttatctatctatctatcgttCAGTCTACTGTATGGCCCTTTCAATGTTAAATGTTTACATTATACAACTATATACACAGATATACACAAGCATATACCTATTATGTACATgaatatacatgtatgtatattccacATAGGAGTCAAGAGCAATTTCGATTTGTACGAGTTATACAcctcaaaacaaaacaagcaacCAAGCAATCCCCAGGAGAGACTCTTCCTctgtaaatatgtatttgtagTCCATTCGACATGTTCCTtaaccagacccagacccaggcccagcaTTCGCATACCCCCCTGCAACTCCCTGCATGTGGATACGTATGGTATGCACAGACGGACATAGTACGTATACATAAAAATAGGAAAGAAGGCATATACATAGTCCTGtcctgtatgtgtgtgtgtggaaaaccGAAATCAAATTCTAATCACAGTTTGTGTGGCCTCGTGTTCTTTGTTCCTTCTGTGCGTGCGTGCAAGAAAGTACATAGTATGTAACCTATTAGCCACAACTCTAGTAACTGTCTAGTAACCCCAAAAGAGAAGAACTTTCGttgatttgtatttgtatagaAGAGCCTTGTATATataaagaaagagagagagagagagagagagtagagtGTAGTGGGAGATGTAGGCGGATGTGTGCTGTTTGCAACCACAAAACGGAAGGGAAATCCAAGCACATCACAAGGGAAGATATTGTAACCGACTACTGTAACGATTACGATAATgcaaatgttttatttattatatatgcATTCGGCAACAAGCAACAATTCATGAAACGATCTGTTTTCGACTGATTTATGTGTTAAAGTTTAAGCTTTGGTACCGAGTATGTCTAggcctatgtatgtatgtatattttgaagCGAGCAGTATCCTTGGCTGTGCGTATACGCCTGGAACGATCTTCTGGTTCTTCACCCTATACGCACACCCATCCATGCTGTACTCTCTATACACAGTCTGTGCGAGATGTGTACGtacgtttttagtttttatgcgcatattgtatattgtaaaAACATTCAACTGAAAAACCATAATAAACCATCAAACCGAACTCTGATGAATACCAGTAACGAgacaaattcaataaataactAGCTTTAAACGAAACCATGCACGGCAGCACAATGGCAGTTTCGAGTGGCAGTGCTTCGGAATGCTTTGATTCCCATCCGTATAATGTAGTCACAATATTATTCGAATACAATTCACGTAAAATGTAAAAACTATTTCCTGCCCAAAACGCAAGTCTATCAAGTCATAAAAGATACTTTCAGTGCCACAATATGCATCATATATTCGCATAGTCTACGGATCCGAATGCGAGCGTTTTGTCGGATCAAGTCTCGCATTTGACCCGTTTCGCGAGTCATTTGTGAGCGTGTGGAGTGCTTAATACGACAGATACTCGATGCCATTTGCagagttatttatttatgtcaATGGCTAGTAATATGTCTCCTGCTCCACCCAGCCGCCGGGGTTTCGGCGAATGAGATAGCGGCGACCCTCGTCAAATAGAATAATGAGCACTCCAAACGGAAAGGCATAGGTCCACCATATAAATCTGGAAGTAGGAGTGTCTGCAAAGTGGTTCAAGCTGGTTAAGTCTACGTTCTCTTACTTGACGGGGTACATTCTTAGTGCTTTTTTCATGCCTGGCAGGTAGCAGAGTGCACCTGCGATAACTGTTTCCAGAACCAATGCGAAATTGAGCACATGATTGCTCATGCCCTGATGTAATATGGAGTTTCGGCGCGTTTTGCAGATTATTAAATCGGCCCACTGGGTGACGACAATTGAGACAAAATACCCCGTGCAGGCCGTATACTGGAGCTCCTTGCGTTCCTCGTAGGTCTGCAGTGAAACAATGAAGTAGATTAAACCTTGAGTCCATTTAAACCTTAGGCCATCGATTGTACCCATTCTTGGCCATAGTCGTCTCTCAGGTCCTCGACATCCTTGGCGTCCCATTGATCCCGAACTCCCACGAGGGACATGGGCGGAAATCCATGTTCGGCCATTATGGCAAAAAATGTGAAGAAACAAGCGACGGTTTGTATGATTCCGATCTGCAAATAGGCCATCAAAATCAACCTGTAACATTGAAGTGGATTGCAGTTAGGGGAAACTCCGATTGAAACACATctaagcatactttttgttaaCCAGGCGGTCTTCGAATGGATCCCTCGGCATGCGGGACATGATGTCGGATTCGGCTTTCTCATAAGCAAGGGATATGGCCGGCAGCATATCGGTTCCGATGTCAATGCACAGAATGGCGATGGTCCCCAGGGCCAATGGAATGTCAATTGTCACAAACAGCAAGAAGGGCACTATCTCGGGCAGATTCGAGGTCAGAGTGTAAGCAATTGACTTTTTGAGATTGTCGAATATGAGGCGGCCCTCCTCAATGCCCACAACAATGGAGGCAAAGTTGTCGTCCAGCAGAATCATGTCCGCGGCCTGCTTGGAAACATCCGATCCGGCAATGCCCATGGCCACGCCAATGTCGGCCCGCTTCAAGGCCGGCGAGTCGTTGACGCCGTCGCCCGTGACGGCAACAATTTCGCCGCGCCTCTGACAGGCCTCGACTATGATGAGCTTCTGTTGCGGCGAAGTGCGGGCGAATACGATTTCAGTGTGGTAGTAAATGACGGCATCCAGGTCTTCTGCCTTCATGTCGCGGAGCTCTCCGCCGTGTACCACGATGGAAGTGGCTGAGCGGGGGTCCACCTGGTGGATATCAACGCCACGCGACTTGGCAATGTCCTCCGCCGTGGGCTTCGTTATGATGCCCACACTCTTGGCTATGGCCTTGGCTGTGATGGGATGATCCCCAGTTACCATGATTACTCGCACTCCCGCCGATCGACACTTCGATACTGCGTCTGGAACGGCCGCCCTCGGGGGATCTATCATGGATATTAGGCCCACAAAGCGCAGCTGCGTGAGCGGAAAGTTTGGTGGCTCCGTACTGAACTCGTAGGACAGCGGATACTCGTCCTTCGTTAGCATGAGGTCGGCGAATCCCAACACTCGCTCCCCCATTCCGCCCATCTCCATGTAGGCCTCCTCGAACTCATCCTTCAGCTGCTGCGTCAGTTTGACGGTTTTTCCCTGGATCATTATCGTTTCACAGCGGTCCAATATTCTTTCTGGGGCACCTTTCATCTCTACAATATAGTGAGCATCTTCCGCATCGAACTCGTGCACAGAAACTTGATATTTTTCCGTGGAATTGAAGGGTATCTCGGTCATCTTGAGGTGCTTTCGTCGAACTGGTCCGACGCCGCCATAGACAGTCTCCGCAAATTTGAGCAGTGCCGCCTCCGAAGCGTTCCCACTTACATCTTTCTTGATAATCGGTAAATCCTCTTGGCCTCCTTTGAAATCCGCCGAGTTGCAGAGGGCTGAGCAGAGCAAAAGCGCGTTGAAGGAGGCATCGCTCTTATCGAACTTTGACCCTCTGAAGTTCTCCGTGGTATCGCATTCCACTATGGCCTGATCATACCACATGTGTGCCACTGTCATTCGATTCTGCGTCAGAGTGCCCGTCTTATCGGAGCAGATGGTCGACGTAGAGCCCAATGTTTCGACGGCTTCCAAGTTCTTCACGAGGCAATTCTTAGACGCCATGCGCTTGGCTGTCAGCGTCAGGCAGACAGTAACTGTTACGAGCAGACCCTCCGGCACATTGGCCACTATGATGCCGATGAGGAACACAACGGCGTCTATGAACGTGTATCCAAGAACTAATGCTATCACAAAGAACGTGAAACCCAACAGACACGCCAGAATTGTAATAAATCGAATAAAACGTTCTATTTCCCGGGATATGGGCGACTGTACTTCGTCCAAGCCGGCCGCCAAGTTGGCTATTCTGCCCATCACGGTGTTGTCGCCGCAGCTGATGACAACTCCCCGGCAAGTGCCTTCGAGGACGTTGGTCGAGAAGAAGGCTAGATTTTTGGTTTCCAGCGGATTCTCATGTGTGTATTCGGGCGATCTAACCTGTGGTTCCGACTCCCCCGTCAACGATGAGTTGTCCACCTTTAGGCCGTGGGACTCCAGGATTCGAATGTCGGCCGGAACTCGATCGCCGAACTTCACCTCCACGATGTCGCCCTTGACGAGCTGATCTGCGGGTATGGTGTTTATTTCGCCATCTCGAATAACTGTGGCATATTGCGGAACCATATTCTTGAACGAATCCATAATGGCCGATGATTTATGAACCTGAACAAAAGGAAATCATTCAATTAATAGATGTGCAGTGTACTTTTCATCGCCGAACACCCGCATCTATAGTCCCTATAAGTGTATCATGAATGATTCTACTTATGCGATAGTCCTATTCCCAAGAGGACCCCAAAGAGGGCCTTGGGCGAAAGAGAAAGTTAGGTGTTCTTAGACGAGATATCTGAGAGCTGTACCCACGTGGTACACCACAAAACTCACAGAAAAGGCCTCAACAAAAAAGTATTAATACTGAAATCAGGTTATACTCGTAACGAGCCATCTCTGGAACCAAGTTCTGGTTTCATTGGTAAATTGTGTCATGTAGCAATGACTCCTCGCGAGTGAACAATAAAATTTACCTGGAAGTAGGAGAATAAGCCAGTGATGATCACCAATATGGCCAAGGCCAAGCCAAGAAACATGTTGTCATCAGGTGCATCGGGTTGGGTTTGAGATTGTATAATGTACCCAACGAAGCACAGGAAAGATCCAGCCCACAGCAACATGGCAAATCCGCCAAACATATTCCTAAGGAATATTACAAACTGGGACGTTTCTGCGGCTGGTGTTAGCATATTGGGGCCATCCTGTTCCAGTCGCATTGCTGCATCCGACTTAGATAAACCCTGTGCAAATTGGAAGGCACAAGGAAGGTTTTTGGGAAATTAGCAGTCAATACGGGCCCTCTGGCTGCTCGGCCTACCTTGACCGGATCAGTGTTCATCCGCTCCAAGAGTTCCTCCAGCGGTATTTTATGGAGATCGGTTTCGACATCTTTCTTATACGATTGAATATCCTTCTTGggttcttttaattttatgaatttctttttctcttttgaaGCCATGTTTCAAACGAACAGGCTTTTGTGGTTAAAGTTGATGTCGTATTGTACGTATATGGGATTTGGAAACAAATGATTTCTTGATAATTTTTTAATCTCTGTAACAGTTTTTTCACAGCAATGTTTGTGTTTCCGGGTAGTCTATTAGAGTCTATTCTATTTCCAATACTGCTCAAGGATTGCATGGGTAACAGCCAGAAGGAAGCCATAATAAAAACCTAGAATTCGACGGGAATGTCGATTTGAGTCATCCCCCGACTATATGTACAAGATTGCCGAATTTCGATCAGCTCGGACATGAAGAAAATCTATTTCCATCTATTTTTCGTCCCCTGGTGGAGTGACAGAACCGAATGTAACGGCCCTAAGGTACTTCGTTAGtaggaaaagagagagacagagaactCGAATATTTGTGAGACGGAGCTCAGGAATAGTCAGGAATATTGTACAAGTTACAGAATTCATATGATTACAAGTTTACTAACCGATAGAGAGGCTTTTTATAAGTGGTGTTACAAAGGTCAAAGGTAGAGGTAGCTCAGGGAACATTACTGGCCCATTAATGTTCATCTGATACTTTACAAAGATGGTCCAAGCAGGTATCGACTTATTTCCAGAGGCACCTATTTTCAGTAATTAGTAAATTAATGTAGATCATTGGCAAGGGAAAccttattttcaaaatatattgcaataaatttttataagggtaaaaacacacacatactttCTGCTAAATATGATCATAGTATCCAATTAATAGGATAGTCTTTTCCATAGCTGCTTGTAAGAAAGCAGTGGTTATAAAACATATCAAGGCTACCCAGAATACTGAAGACAAGTCGTGGTATTTCTTCGGACTCGGGTCGCAGGACAGGGCCACATAGGATGGCCCAAAGTACTGAACAACAATGCAAATCGTGACAAATATCTTGACTATAAAAATGCAACTGCGCTCCCAGCGACAGAACGAAGAACAGTGCGTTCCGATGCGCCAGGGACCGATGATTGGTTGAAACAGATACCAGCCTCCCATGCAAATTTCCAGTATATGGGCGAAACGTCCGCGCCAAGGGTATACCTCTTTTTCGGTGGTTTTCGCGAAGTAAAATACCGGAGCTGATATGTATCTGGAGGTGTTCGGGGCACCCCTCAGCCATTTATGAATGAGGAAGGTCTGTGTCTGTCCGGTGTGCATATCGGTAAGGACAACGGTCCGACAAAAGAAGTGCGGGTATATCCCAGAGTCGTCATGGCCGATCGCGATCTCAGCGGGCACCTGGACGAGCTCACGCTGAATACGGAACGATACTGTGCTGTTTCGAAGGAATGATTTGCAGATTGGGTCTTGGTAGACGATCATTTGCACAGTCCCCTGGGATGACTTCAATGAAACTATGATATTGCCCGACGAGCCGGCATTGAGTCGTCCACCGAAGGTGAGCCGGAGGACGATGTCGCCACGGTAGTACAGCTCTCTCGTATAGTAGTCTACAACACACAGCTGCCTGTCCCAATGACGTATTGTCTTCATGTGATGAATTATGTATATTACAGTCAGCACGGTCATGAGCACGTACACGATAAGCATATCGTAGTGCCGTCTCGCCACTGGCCGATCCAGGTGGCATTTGATGTTCACGGGCACGGTGATTACGGGCATGGCATCCACATCAAAGTCGCCAATGACATTGCAGCTGCAGTGCACACCCGAGTTGGTGCTTTTGATCATATCGGGCATGCAGGATATTTTCTGCCAGCTATGCTCGGTGCCCGAGGAGTTCCAGGCTCGGCAGATATGGATCTCGGTGGCGAACGAGAAGTAGGCTCCGTTCTGATCAAAGGTATCCCACGGCTCAGATGGATTGGATGCACGGAGAAAAATAAACGCCGAGCGCGCTTCACCGCAGCGATTTCTCAGTAGAAAATTGGTTCTCTGCTCAATGCCGTACTTCACTCGACACGTGGCGCCGTTCACGTCCATGTCCTCCAACTTGGGTACGTTCGTCATACGGATCAGCACGTCGTAGTCTATCTGTGCTCGGATAAATGTCACCTTCAGCACTGACTTGGCATAGATTTCGGTGCGGTACATTCGAACCTCGAACGGGGTGTAAACATTATCGTGAATAACGGCATAGGCCTCCTCCTCGGGTCCGCCAAAGAGTTCACTTCGCCTGTCCCGTTCGGCGCTGTCGATCTTCGGGGTATTCTCTAGCCTCGCGAAGAACTTGAGCGGTTCCAACAGCGGTGCGGACGGTAGGAACATTGAAGTGGTCGTAAACGCATTTACGACCAGCTCCTGGGTTCGCGATCGCTTCTTCGGGTACCACCAGTACTGGCTGATCTTATGACTGCGCACAGAAATCAGAACTTCGTTGTGTCGCAGTCGCCGACGCAGTTCCCGAAGAAGAGTCCGCGAAAACGAGAGCGTGTGCATCGAGTCGGCAGACTCGAATCGGAGACTGCGCTGGTAGTCCAGATCAAAGCTCTCCATGTGGATGGTGAAACTATCCTTTTTAATTAGTCTCGGGCCCTCGTGGGGGTGGAGACGACGGGCCGTTTCCATCCCCATATAAATGAGGCAGTTGCTCAGCTTCCAATACGCGTACATCCAGTTGTCCACATGTTCCAGGAGCGGTCGCAGGGACGACAGTTGCTCCAGTCTTTTTCCAAAGTTATTGATGTTTATGCACGACTCCGACTCCGTGAGGCAGTGCGCCTTGGGAATGTACTCCCACTCGGCGTTTATGATGTCCAGCATGTCGCACATATCGCTCGTCATCTGCTCGTAGTATTCGTCCAGCAGAGTGAGATCGTTGCTCTCGACTATCAGCTTGTACGTTGAGGTGATTCTGTGGAACATTCTGGCCAATATAAGAGCCT
The sequence above is a segment of the Drosophila pseudoobscura strain MV-25-SWS-2005 chromosome X, UCI_Dpse_MV25, whole genome shotgun sequence genome. Coding sequences within it:
- the PRY gene encoding uncharacterized protein PRY — protein: MLMQQLVFLISCLCTVVVANAKNELNVHVFINRYNAFGRANIITTLDSMPETWFTTRVTMKVRILVDYFQTNVTEHQGTLFWYRTANLSETLDFYDVKIEKDLPYVKGHFHVSRANFFSSGHFLITAIITTEGLYDNAVTATTYTIVKLMQGNACEPKFDIPSCFDSNRPQYYETSKEIVLRANFSRFCPMDTFIQYHWTLHDSTDAKLLQFLGATLRPEIKLSRHRLSVRQQSPLSRIVLVRLNAKIVGRRIPLVARCYLSLASQRLFPVIRGGNYRRVFRGKTISISGSLSKDLSLAREGPQHLEYKWSCTAKMKQHKNVCKKDMGTRDRIIIPPYSQPNNQTLHVVLLIRSAFDPIRTARSKQKLDFALSPHLINLEVACVRNCEENKYYPGKPIHLMGKCEGVGNKNITKWEWLVDNLPVEGHANRLIYTERDMNKQNVSIHLNVEAAHLYNPSYNYYGEDWIFLEKNIGPTDTKCTIVPRDGYAFETLFLVQCQRSRARFMPLRYCVEVSRVLIIDWQSTREMVVRLLPTNKVYVKICDKFDVCENVELKVRVQAIPIPEKEPEIITDHLARVRHWLEYADWQKAYPLLSLISKAIKTKEMLVIFTDTLAAHVPQSTVELTQLVRLTKNVVVTIQPLDDMKALILARMFHRITSTYKLIVESNDLTLLDEYYEQMTSDMCDMLDIINAEWEYIPKAHCLTESESCININNFGKRLEQLSSLRPLLEHVDNWMYAYWKLSNCLIYMGMETARRLHPHEGPRLIKKDSFTIHMESFDLDYQRSLRFESADSMHTLSFSRTLLRELRRRLRHNEVLISVRSHKISQYWWYPKKRSRTQELVVNAFTTTSMFLPSAPLLEPLKFFARLENTPKIDSAERDRRSELFGGPEEEAYAVIHDNVYTPFEVRMYRTEIYAKSVLKVTFIRAQIDYDVLIRMTNVPKLEDMDVNGATCRVKYGIEQRTNFLLRNRCGEARSAFIFLRASNPSEPWDTFDQNGAYFSFATEIHICRAWNSSGTEHSWQKISCMPDMIKSTNSGVHCSCNVIGDFDVDAMPVITVPVNIKCHLDRPVARRHYDMLIVYVLMTVLTVIYIIHHMKTIRHWDRQLCVVDYYTRELYYRGDIVLRLTFGGRLNAGSSGNIIVSLKSSQGTVQMIVYQDPICKSFLRNSTVSFRIQRELVQVPAEIAIGHDDSGIYPHFFCRTVVLTDMHTGQTQTFLIHKWLRGAPNTSRYISAPVFYFAKTTEKEVYPWRGRFAHILEICMGGWYLFQPIIGPWRIGTHCSSFCRWERSCIFIVKIFVTICIVVQYFGPSYVALSCDPSPKKYHDLSSVFWVALICFITTAFLQAAMEKTILLIGYYDHI
- the JYalpha gene encoding sodium/potassium-transporting ATPase subunit alpha, translated to MASKEKKKFIKLKEPKKDIQSYKKDVETDLHKIPLEELLERMNTDPVKGLSKSDAAMRLEQDGPNMLTPAAETSQFVIFLRNMFGGFAMLLWAGSFLCFVGYIIQSQTQPDAPDDNMFLGLALAILVIITGLFSYFQVHKSSAIMDSFKNMVPQYATVIRDGEINTIPADQLVKGDIVEVKFGDRVPADIRILESHGLKVDNSSLTGESEPQVRSPEYTHENPLETKNLAFFSTNVLEGTCRGVVISCGDNTVMGRIANLAAGLDEVQSPISREIERFIRFITILACLLGFTFFVIALVLGYTFIDAVVFLIGIIVANVPEGLLVTVTVCLTLTAKRMASKNCLVKNLEAVETLGSTSTICSDKTGTLTQNRMTVAHMWYDQAIVECDTTENFRGSKFDKSDASFNALLLCSALCNSADFKGGQEDLPIIKKDVSGNASEAALLKFAETVYGGVGPVRRKHLKMTEIPFNSTEKYQVSVHEFDAEDAHYIVEMKGAPERILDRCETIMIQGKTVKLTQQLKDEFEEAYMEMGGMGERVLGFADLMLTKDEYPLSYEFSTEPPNFPLTQLRFVGLISMIDPPRAAVPDAVSKCRSAGVRVIMVTGDHPITAKAIAKSVGIITKPTAEDIAKSRGVDIHQVDPRSATSIVVHGGELRDMKAEDLDAVIYYHTEIVFARTSPQQKLIIVEACQRRGEIVAVTGDGVNDSPALKRADIGVAMGIAGSDVSKQAADMILLDDNFASIVVGIEEGRLIFDNLKKSIAYTLTSNLPEIVPFLLFVTIDIPLALGTIAILCIDIGTDMLPAISLAYEKAESDIMSRMPRDPFEDRLVNKKLILMAYLQIGIIQTVACFFTFFAIMAEHGFPPMSLVGVRDQWDAKDVEDLRDDYGQEWTYEERKELQYTACTGYFVSIVVTQWADLIICKTRRNSILHQGMSNHVLNFALVLETVIAGALCYLPGMKKALRMYPVKFIWWTYAFPFGVLIILFDEGRRYLIRRNPGGWVEQETYY